The Streptomyces sp. NBC_00224 genome contains the following window.
GACATCGGCAAGGACAGCCTCCGATAGATCAGCACGACAGAGATGCGCTTCCCGCATCCACGCACGGGTAAAATTCACCCCCTCCAGCCAGGCACGGGTCAGATCGGTCCTCCAAAGCCTTGCGTCGGTCAGATCGGCCCCCTTCAAATTGGCGCGCGACAGATTCGCCTCTGCGAGGTCGACATTCTTCAGGTCTGCCCCTCGGAGATTGACCCGCTCAAGATGAAGTCCGCTGAGATTTACGGTCCGGAGGGGCCGGACACCAGCGTCTACATTCGCACGGAAGGACGGCCGGGTGAGAGCTGTAAGAGCGGCTTGGACATCCGCAGCCGGCTCTATGAGGAGGGCTGAATCGCGAGGAACTGTTGCTTGCCGTCTACGTGTGGCACGTAGAGTGCGAATCCGTTGCTCGCGAGCCGAACTGGCGCTCAACCGTTCAGCGCGCGGGGCTCGCTCGCGGATGAAGGAAACCAGCACCTGGGAGGCATGTGTTGCCTGATCTGGGGCGTCTTGCACAATCTGCTCCAAGGCGAGAACACCGCCGATTCGCACGTACAGTTGGTCTGACCCCAAGCGTTCCAGAGCCTTGGTGAAGCGGTCAGTCACCTGCCCACGCCGGGTCAGCCGGTAATTGAAAGCAGTGAAAAGCAGTGCGATGCCTGCTCCAAGGACGGCTGCAACCTGAACCAAAGCTAGCCTGAACTGCCCTAGAGCCGCAGAGCGCGCAGCTCCGTCCATCGTCGTCCAGTCTGGCCCTGAGATCCACTTCACCAGCATTCTCAGGGTGGGAGTGAACACCACGGTCAGTGTCCCTGTGACTGCCATCGCTCCGAGCCCGACCCCTGCAACGGTAGCCGCGCGCCTCAAGCTATCTCGCATACCACCATATTGGCGGGGCTCGCCCGCATCCGAGGGGCGATTGTTGTTCGAACGGCCGTCTGCCGGCGAGGGCTGCAACACCCAGAGTGAAGCAGCCCTCGACAGCAGGCTCAGGGGGTGTCACTCGGGGTCTGAACACCTGGCTCTGGCAAATGCGTGGCACAGCGCCTGCGCGGGATGGGCATAGCTCGACAACCAGGCAGGTCAGAAGCTCACTTGGTCGAGAGTGCATGCACCTCTTCTAAGCGCTTGGCCGCAGGTTCAAGTCCTGCCGGGGGCGCTCTCGCCCATGCGGTGTCAGGCCCTCCCTCCGGGAGGGCCTTTTTGCTGCTCGGCAGCACCGTAGCGCGGCGGTCGTAGAGGCCGCGTAAGCGCCGGATCCGGGCGGCGAGGAACCGGCCTCGACGGCGCCACGCCGAGCGGCGTGTCGTCCGGGCCTCTTCGCGCGCCGCCGCGGCTCCTACGAGACGATGTCCTTCTTCTCGAAGCCCCGGAACGCCAGCGCCATCAGTACCAGTGCGTACCCCACCGACACCCCCGCCCCCTGGGCCATGCCGCTCCACTCCAGGTGCGGCTGGAGTGCGTCCGCCCAGGCGAACTGCCAGTGTGCGGGCAGGGCGTCGCGCCAGTCGCCCAGGGCCGTGATCGCGTCCAGGACGTTGCCCACGATCGTCAGGCCCACCGCGCCGCCGACCGCGCCCAGCGGCGCGTCCGTCTTGGTGGAGAGCCAGAACGCCAGTCCGGCGGTGACCAGTTGGGAGACGAAGACGAACGCCACGGCGATGGCGAGGCGCGGTACCGCCTCCCCGGCGCCGAGCGAGCCGCCGGTCGGGATCTCCAGCGGGCCCCAGCCGTACGCCGCCGTGCCCACCGCGAGCGCCACCAGCGGCAGCAGGACGATCGCCGCCGCGCTCAGACCCAGCGCCACCGCCAGCTTGCTCCACAGCAGCCGCGCCCGGGGCACGGGTGCGGCCAGCAGATAGCGCAGCGACGACCAACTGGCCTCCGAGGCGACCGTGTCGCCGCAGAACAGGGCGACGGGCACCACCAGCAGGAAGCCCGCCGAGACGAACAGGGCGGTCGCCGCGAAGTTCGCCCCGGACGCCGTCGCCGTGTCGATCAGGGTGATCCGGCCGTCCCGTCCGGACGGCGTGCCGCCGATCGCGAACGCCGTGACCAGGATGAACGGCAGCGCGGCGAGGATGCCTCCCATCACCAGGGTGCGGCGGCGCCGCAGCTGGCGCGCGGCCTCCACCCGCAGGGGCAGGGTGCGGCGCGGGCGGTAGCCGGGGGCGGTCGCCCGCAGGTCCGGCGCGGCCTCGGCCCCGGTGTGCGTCGGCGCACTCATGCCGATCCTCCGATCAGGGTCAGGAACGCGTCCTCCAGGCGGCGGTGCGGGCCCACGCCCGTCAACGGCACATCGAGGCGGACCAGTTCGGTGATCAGCTCCGTGGCCGTGGCGCCGTCCAGGCGCACCAGCATGCCCTCGTCGGTGCGCGTCGCCGCGCCGATGCCGGGCAGCGCGGTCACCTTGTCGGCGAGCACCTCGGTGACCGGGCCGTCGACGGTGACCAGGAGCGTGTCGCTCTCGCCGGTGATCTCGGCGACCGGGCCCGCCTGGATGAGCCGGCCTCGGTCCATGACCACCAGATGCGTACAGGACTGCTCCACCTCCGACAGGAGGTGGCTGGAGACGATGACCGTGCGGCCGCCCTGCGCGTAACGGATCATCACGTCCCGCATCTCGCGGATCTGCGGCGGGTCCAGGCCGTTGGTCGGCTCGTCGAGGATCAGCAGGTCCGGCAGGCCGAGCATGGCCTGGGCGATGGCGAGGCGCTGGCGCATGCCCTGCGAGTACGTCCGCACCGCGCGCGAGAGCGCGTCGCCCAGGCCCGCGATCTCCAGGGCCTCGTCCATGTGCGAGTCCTCGGCGGGGCGGCCGGTGGCCTGCCAGTACAGCTCCAGGTTGGCGCGGCCGGACAGATGCGGCAGGAACCCGGCGCCCTCGACGAAGGCGCCGACGCGGGACAGGACCGGTGCGCCCGGCCGGATGGCGTGGCCGAAGACGCGGACCTCGCCGCTGTCGGGGCGGATGAGGCCCATCAGCATGCGCAGGGTGGTGGTCTTGCCCGCGCCGTTGGGCCCGAGCAGGCCCAGGACCTGGCCCTTCTCGACGCGGAAGGAGAGGTCGCGGACCGCGTACCGGTCGGTCGACTTGGCGTACTTCTTGGTCAGGTCGGTGATCTGGAGCGGGACTTCGGCCAGCTCCGGGTCGGGGGCGGGGGCCGTGGCGCGGCGGGTGGCCAGCAGGCCGAGCGCGATCACGGCGCCCGCGAGCGGCATGCCCCAGGCCCACCAGGGCACCCCGGCGGGCTCGGTCTTCACGCCGGGCGCGGTCGGCACGGTCAGCGAGCCGTCCACGAGCGAGACCTTGTACGTGCCGGGCGCCACCGGGGAGGCGTAGCCGAGATCGGTCGCGGCGACCACCAGGCGCAGCCGGTGGCCCGCCTCCACGTTGTGGTCGACGGCGGGCAGGGTGACCTCGACCTCCTTGCCCTCCTTGGCGCCGTCCACCCGGACGGGCGCGACCAGTTGGGCGGGGAGCACCTGCTGCTTGCCGTCGGGGCTCACGTCGTACACCTTGCCGAAGAGCACCGCGTCGTCGCCGCCGGAGGTGACCTTCAGCCGGACCGTGGGCGAGCCGGTGATGCGCAGGCCGGGCTTCAGCGGCTCGGAGTCGAAGCGCGCGTACTGCCCGGGGAAGTCGATGGAGAGGCCGCCCACGCCGAGCGAGGACAGGCCCGCGAGGCCCCCGCCGACGCCGGGCACGGCCGAGATGGCGGGCGGGGCGGCGCCCGCCGGGTTCTCGAAGGTCTGCTCGCGGCCGGTGAGCGACACCTTGCGCGTGCCCTCCGCCAGGCCCGGGTAGCTGCCGCTGGTGGCGCCGCGCAGCTGGGCCGCGCCGTCGGTGGAGCTGATGCCGCCGGTCCTGGTGACCCGGAAGGCGGGGCCGGTGGAGGCGCCCTTGTCGCCCTTCAGATAGTGGTCGAACCAGGAGGCGATACGGGAGTTCACCCGGCCCGACTCCCGGTCGCCGCCGTCGTGGCCGCCGGTGATCCAGTCGACCGCGACCGGGGCGCCGTTGGCGCGGATCCGCCGGGCCATAGCGTCGGCCTGGCCGAGCGGGAAGAGGGAGTCGCTCTGGCCCTGGACGATCAGTGCGGGCACCTTGATGCGGTCGCCCACGGCGGACGGGGAGCGGGCCGCGAGCAGGTCGCGCGCCTGCGTGTCCGGCTTTCCGCTGACCGCGACCCTCTCGTACATGTCGCAGAGCTGCTTCTCGAAGGTCTTGCAGCCGCCGCCGGTGGAGAAGAAGATCCCGGCCCAGAGCTTCTTGAACACCCCGTCGGGGAAGAGCGCGTCCGCCAGGTTCCAGTAGGTGATCTGCGGCGCGATCGCGTCGACCCTCTTGTCGTACCCGGCGGCCAGGAGCGAGATCGCGCCCCCGTAGGACGCGCCGGTGACGCCCACGCGCGGGTCGCCCGTCGCGTCGAGCTTCACCTCGGGGCGCTTCGCCAGCCAGTCGACGAGCCGCGAGACGTCCTTCACCTCGTACGCCGGGTCGTTGAGGCCGATCTCGCCCGTGGAGTCGCCGAAGCCGCGCGCGGACCAGGTCAGCACCGCGAAGCCGTCGCGCGCGAGGTCCTGCGCCTGGGCGCGGACGTCGCTCTTGCTGCCGCCGAAGCCGTGGCCGAGGAGGACGGCGGGGCGCTTCTTCTTCGCGTCGCCCGCCGTGAAGTACGACGTGTCGATCTTCGCCCCGGGCATCTCCATCACCCGGTCCTCCTGGTGCACCGCGGGCGTGCCGCCGGCACCGGAGGCCGTCCAGACGCCGGCACCGGCGAGCACCGCGAGGGCGGCGGCCACCCCGGCCGCCGCCCTCCCACGAGGTCTGCGCAATCTCATGCCCCCACCGTAAGCGCCGGGTCCGACAACCGAGCCTGCCGCCAGGTGGAGGTCGCGGGTGTACTCGCGGCGTACGGCACGCGCCCGCCGTACCGCGCCGGGAGTACACCCGTCAGCCGAACGACGCCCGCTGGAGCCAGAAGTCCAGGAGCTCGGCGTCGCCTAGGACCTCGACCCGGGGACTGTCGGCGGGCAGCCGCCGGTAGAAGACGCTCAGGACGTCGGTGAGCGGGCCGCGCAGCGCCACCGTGGCCTTCTCGTGGCCGCGCCGCCAGCTCACCCCGTCCTCGCCGAGCTCGATCAGCCACTCGGCGCCGGGCACGTCCGTCGCGTGCAGATGGATGCTGCGGCCGGGGCCGCGCAGTTCGGCGGCGGCCGGGGCCAGCTTGGCGGCCTGGACGTAGGTGACGATCTCCAGCCACTCGTCGATGGTGTCCGCGGCCACCTCCGGCGCGAGCCGGTACCCCGCGCCCACGGTGAGGGCCGCGTCCGCGCGGTGGACGACCGTCTCGTGGGTCATCCGGCGCGCCCAGAACCCGGCGGTCGCCTCGCCCGCCCACGTCCAGGCCGCCTGGTCGGCCCCGGCCGTGCGCAGGGTGTCCGCGCAGAGTGCGGCGCCCTCCGCCAACCAGGCGTCCAGCGCCTCCGGTTCGTCCTTCTCGGGGCCGGTGAAGTCGGGCACGCGCTCCTGGGGGACGACGGCGGTGGCCTTCGTACGGACGATCTCGGCGACCCAGCGGTGGGCGCCGCCGACATGGACGGCGAGCTGGCGCAACGTCCAGTCGGGGCAGGTCGGCACGGTGACGGCGAGCTCCGCACCGGTCAGATGGGACCTCAACTCGTCGGTCTGTCGCAGGATTTCGGAACAGTAGAAGTCGTGGTCGAGAGGCGTGTGCGCGGCTGTCATACCCCAAACCCTAGGCGGGGCCCGCCCGTTGCGTCCCGCGTAAACACCGCCGGATCCGGACAGACCCCGCCACGGGCCGCACCTCAGGCCTGCTCGTCCTCGGGGATGCTCACCAGCCACCGCGTCTCGCGGCGCGGGCGCAGGTAGAAGGCCCAGTAGAGGGTGGCGACGGCCGTGATGCCGCCGGTCCACAGCAGGTACCGCGTCTCCTGCTGGGTGAGGATGTACGCGAGGACGGCGATCAGGACCACCGGGAC
Protein-coding sequences here:
- a CDS encoding pentapeptide repeat-containing protein — protein: MFTPTLRMLVKWISGPDWTTMDGAARSAALGQFRLALVQVAAVLGAGIALLFTAFNYRLTRRGQVTDRFTKALERLGSDQLYVRIGGVLALEQIVQDAPDQATHASQVLVSFIRERAPRAERLSASSAREQRIRTLRATRRRQATVPRDSALLIEPAADVQAALTALTRPSFRANVDAGVRPLRTVNLSGLHLERVNLRGADLKNVDLAEANLSRANLKGADLTDARLWRTDLTRAWLEGVNFTRAWMREAHLCRADLSEAVLADVKLGKADLTEARLSMAVLTNADFMDSHIPEETGQGGLAVLAAANLTGVDLRSAAITVDQILSAKPDRATRLAPDMAAHPQVGAYLDALPPASA
- a CDS encoding ABC transporter permease; this encodes MSAPTHTGAEAAPDLRATAPGYRPRRTLPLRVEAARQLRRRRTLVMGGILAALPFILVTAFAIGGTPSGRDGRITLIDTATASGANFAATALFVSAGFLLVVPVALFCGDTVASEASWSSLRYLLAAPVPRARLLWSKLAVALGLSAAAIVLLPLVALAVGTAAYGWGPLEIPTGGSLGAGEAVPRLAIAVAFVFVSQLVTAGLAFWLSTKTDAPLGAVGGAVGLTIVGNVLDAITALGDWRDALPAHWQFAWADALQPHLEWSGMAQGAGVSVGYALVLMALAFRGFEKKDIVS
- a CDS encoding maleylpyruvate isomerase family mycothiol-dependent enzyme — protein: MTAAHTPLDHDFYCSEILRQTDELRSHLTGAELAVTVPTCPDWTLRQLAVHVGGAHRWVAEIVRTKATAVVPQERVPDFTGPEKDEPEALDAWLAEGAALCADTLRTAGADQAAWTWAGEATAGFWARRMTHETVVHRADAALTVGAGYRLAPEVAADTIDEWLEIVTYVQAAKLAPAAAELRGPGRSIHLHATDVPGAEWLIELGEDGVSWRRGHEKATVALRGPLTDVLSVFYRRLPADSPRVEVLGDAELLDFWLQRASFG
- a CDS encoding alpha/beta fold hydrolase gives rise to the protein MRLRRPRGRAAAGVAAALAVLAGAGVWTASGAGGTPAVHQEDRVMEMPGAKIDTSYFTAGDAKKKRPAVLLGHGFGGSKSDVRAQAQDLARDGFAVLTWSARGFGDSTGEIGLNDPAYEVKDVSRLVDWLAKRPEVKLDATGDPRVGVTGASYGGAISLLAAGYDKRVDAIAPQITYWNLADALFPDGVFKKLWAGIFFSTGGGCKTFEKQLCDMYERVAVSGKPDTQARDLLAARSPSAVGDRIKVPALIVQGQSDSLFPLGQADAMARRIRANGAPVAVDWITGGHDGGDRESGRVNSRIASWFDHYLKGDKGASTGPAFRVTRTGGISSTDGAAQLRGATSGSYPGLAEGTRKVSLTGREQTFENPAGAAPPAISAVPGVGGGLAGLSSLGVGGLSIDFPGQYARFDSEPLKPGLRITGSPTVRLKVTSGGDDAVLFGKVYDVSPDGKQQVLPAQLVAPVRVDGAKEGKEVEVTLPAVDHNVEAGHRLRLVVAATDLGYASPVAPGTYKVSLVDGSLTVPTAPGVKTEPAGVPWWAWGMPLAGAVIALGLLATRRATAPAPDPELAEVPLQITDLTKKYAKSTDRYAVRDLSFRVEKGQVLGLLGPNGAGKTTTLRMLMGLIRPDSGEVRVFGHAIRPGAPVLSRVGAFVEGAGFLPHLSGRANLELYWQATGRPAEDSHMDEALEIAGLGDALSRAVRTYSQGMRQRLAIAQAMLGLPDLLILDEPTNGLDPPQIREMRDVMIRYAQGGRTVIVSSHLLSEVEQSCTHLVVMDRGRLIQAGPVAEITGESDTLLVTVDGPVTEVLADKVTALPGIGAATRTDEGMLVRLDGATATELITELVRLDVPLTGVGPHRRLEDAFLTLIGGSA